In one window of Paracoccus saliphilus DNA:
- a CDS encoding efflux RND transporter permease subunit, whose product MARFFIHRPVFAWVIAFVTMLVGGLGMATLPIEQYPQIAPTTVQISASYNGASAEIVENSVTTVIEDAMTGIDGMIYMTSNSTPGSTSISLTFDDSVDADIAQVQVQNKLQLVTSQLPDIVQQSGVNVSRSTSSILMIGALTSADGSYTSVELGDLTAQMIEDPVKRTTGVGSINSFGSGYAMRIWMDPMKMTQYQVTPADITAAVSEQNTNVTVGSLGAQPAAEGQRLTMTLSAQSQFSNVAEFERILLRVDPDGSTVFLGDVARIEIGQESYGGDSRFNGNPAAGFSVNLATGANAVSTAEAVRKVLDDIAPSLPDGVEIVYPYDTSPFVEESINQVYHTLIEAVILVFLVILCFLQSWRATIIPVIAIPVVLLGTFGMLALAGYSINTLTMFAMVLAIGLLVDDAIVVVENVERVMEEEGLDPVEATEKSMGEITSALVGIVLVLSAVFLPMAFMTGATGVIYRQFSVTIITAMVLSLGVAVILTPAMCASLLKPRKHGAGIALARWFNRNLDRATNGYGGVVTRLVRRPFRMLVVLVAICIGAIMLFQKLPGSFLPDEDQGVMMVMVETPNGATTPQTKALVEQVEDYLLNEESETVESVFGALGFGFSGSGQSNAMVFAKLRDYEERDGHDVASLVGRANTHFFMNNRAGQVYFLQPPAIQGMGSSSGFTMQLVDQPGRGQEALSAAADQLVADAQTDGRVTNLRGNEAPFETSLRLDIDQQKAAAFGLSISEVNAMLSVIFAGRDVNDFALANELRPVIVQGEADVRSQPEDINRWYARNDQGEMVSFGAFATQAWDQEPQALARYGGTRALELSGAAAQGLSSGAAMDAMEEMVADLDGGYGTAWTGLSYQERLSGNQAPMLFALSALVVFFALAALYESWTVPLAVMMTVPIGILGALVAALFFEQTNDVYFKVGLLTTIGLAARNAILIVEFAQSLVAQGKSLLESAIEASRMRLRPILMTTFAFMLGVLPLAIATGAGAGAQNSIGIGVLGGMASSAVIGIFLVPVFYVAVLQAVKMFTRKGKTS is encoded by the coding sequence ATGGCAAGGTTTTTCATCCACCGTCCCGTCTTCGCATGGGTCATCGCCTTCGTGACCATGCTGGTCGGCGGGCTTGGCATGGCCACTCTGCCGATTGAGCAATATCCGCAAATTGCGCCGACCACCGTCCAGATCAGTGCAAGCTATAACGGCGCCTCTGCCGAGATCGTCGAGAACTCTGTCACTACGGTGATCGAGGATGCGATGACCGGGATCGACGGGATGATCTACATGACGTCGAATTCGACGCCGGGATCAACCTCGATCTCATTGACCTTCGACGATAGCGTAGACGCCGATATTGCGCAGGTACAGGTGCAGAACAAGCTGCAACTGGTGACGTCGCAACTGCCGGATATCGTGCAGCAGAGCGGGGTGAACGTCTCGCGTTCGACCTCATCGATCCTGATGATCGGCGCATTGACCAGCGCTGACGGCAGCTATACGTCGGTCGAGTTGGGCGATCTGACCGCACAGATGATCGAGGATCCGGTCAAGCGGACAACGGGCGTCGGCTCGATCAATTCCTTTGGTTCGGGCTATGCGATGCGGATCTGGATGGATCCGATGAAGATGACCCAGTATCAGGTGACGCCCGCTGACATCACCGCCGCCGTATCCGAACAGAACACCAATGTCACCGTCGGCAGTCTTGGCGCGCAGCCAGCTGCCGAAGGGCAGCGACTGACCATGACCCTGTCGGCGCAGTCGCAATTCTCCAACGTCGCGGAATTCGAGCGGATCCTGCTGCGCGTCGATCCCGATGGCTCGACGGTCTTTCTGGGCGATGTCGCCCGGATCGAGATCGGGCAGGAAAGCTATGGCGGCGATTCCCGGTTTAATGGAAACCCGGCGGCGGGTTTTTCGGTTAACCTGGCCACCGGCGCTAATGCCGTCTCGACGGCCGAGGCGGTGCGCAAGGTGCTGGATGATATCGCGCCTTCCCTGCCGGATGGCGTCGAGATCGTCTATCCTTACGATACCTCGCCCTTTGTCGAGGAATCGATCAATCAAGTCTATCACACCCTGATCGAAGCGGTCATCCTGGTTTTCCTTGTCATCCTGTGCTTCCTGCAAAGCTGGCGTGCGACGATCATTCCGGTGATCGCGATCCCGGTGGTGCTTCTGGGAACGTTCGGGATGCTCGCGTTGGCCGGGTATTCGATCAACACGCTGACGATGTTCGCAATGGTGCTGGCCATCGGCCTGCTGGTCGATGACGCCATCGTGGTGGTCGAGAATGTCGAGCGGGTGATGGAGGAAGAGGGCCTCGACCCCGTCGAGGCCACCGAGAAGAGCATGGGTGAGATCACCTCGGCGCTGGTCGGCATCGTGCTGGTCCTGTCGGCGGTGTTTCTGCCAATGGCCTTTATGACCGGCGCGACCGGGGTCATCTACCGACAATTCTCAGTCACCATCATCACCGCCATGGTTCTGTCGTTGGGCGTAGCGGTGATCCTGACGCCTGCCATGTGCGCCAGCCTGTTGAAACCGCGCAAGCATGGCGCAGGAATTGCGCTCGCGCGCTGGTTCAACCGCAATCTCGACCGGGCGACCAATGGCTATGGCGGTGTGGTGACCCGGCTGGTGCGGCGGCCCTTTCGCATGCTGGTGGTGCTGGTGGCGATCTGTATTGGCGCGATCATGCTGTTTCAGAAGCTGCCCGGTTCGTTCCTGCCCGATGAGGATCAGGGCGTGATGATGGTCATGGTGGAAACGCCCAATGGTGCAACTACTCCCCAGACCAAGGCGCTTGTCGAGCAGGTCGAGGACTATCTTCTGAACGAAGAATCCGAGACGGTCGAGTCGGTCTTCGGCGCGCTGGGCTTCGGCTTTAGCGGCTCGGGCCAGAGCAATGCGATGGTCTTTGCCAAGCTGCGGGATTACGAAGAACGCGATGGCCATGATGTCGCCTCGCTGGTTGGCCGCGCGAATACCCATTTCTTCATGAACAATCGCGCCGGGCAGGTCTATTTCCTGCAACCACCCGCGATTCAGGGAATGGGGTCCTCCTCGGGCTTCACCATGCAGCTGGTTGATCAGCCCGGGCGCGGACAAGAGGCGCTTTCCGCCGCCGCTGATCAGCTTGTCGCCGATGCTCAGACCGATGGCCGAGTCACCAATCTGCGCGGCAACGAGGCACCGTTCGAGACCTCGCTGAGGTTGGATATCGATCAGCAGAAGGCCGCGGCCTTCGGGCTGTCTATCTCGGAGGTCAATGCGATGCTGTCGGTGATCTTTGCCGGGCGCGACGTGAATGATTTTGCACTGGCCAACGAGCTGCGTCCGGTGATCGTACAGGGTGAGGCCGATGTCCGTTCCCAACCCGAGGACATCAATCGATGGTATGCCCGCAACGATCAGGGCGAGATGGTATCTTTCGGAGCTTTTGCAACTCAGGCTTGGGATCAGGAACCGCAGGCTCTGGCTCGCTATGGCGGAACACGCGCACTGGAACTGAGTGGGGCGGCGGCGCAGGGTCTGTCTTCGGGCGCGGCGATGGATGCGATGGAGGAAATGGTCGCCGATCTGGATGGTGGCTATGGCACGGCCTGGACTGGCCTGTCCTATCAGGAACGGCTTTCGGGCAACCAGGCCCCGATGCTATTCGCGCTTTCGGCGCTTGTGGTTTTCTTTGCCCTTGCCGCGCTCTACGAAAGTTGGACGGTGCCGCTGGCGGTGATGATGACCGTGCCGATTGGTATCCTCGGGGCATTGGTCGCCGCTCTGTTCTTCGAGCAAACCAACGACGTTTATTTCAAGGTCGGCCTGCTGACCACCATCGGGCTTGCGGCCCGTAACGCCATCCTGATCGTGGAATTTGCGCAATCTCTGGTGGCGCAGGGCAAATCGCTACTGGAATCCGCCATCGAGGCGTCAAGAATGCGGCTGCGGCCAATCCTGATGACCACCTTCGCCTTCATGCTGGGCGTGTTGCCGCTGGCCATCGCGACAGGGGCAGGGGCCGGTGCGCAGAACTCGATCGGGATCGGGGTTTTGGGCGGCATGGCGTCCTCGGCCGTGATCGGAATTTTCCTGGTGCCGGTATTCTATGTTGCCGTGTTGCAGGCCGTGAAGATGTTCACCAGAAAGGGAAAGACTTCGTGA
- a CDS encoding efflux RND transporter periplasmic adaptor subunit: MPDFRFPICLGLAGLLMIAGPAAAQDAGQMPPKQVGVIELQLQDVPRVVTLPGRAVSGADATIRPRVNGIITDILYEAGRPLKQGDPMFQVDTTTYEANLSSAEAEVASAKATLIQAESAYERTQQLQGSGTTLAQVETARASMEQAQASVQSAEAALKLAQTDLDWTLVTSPIDGMASVAKVSVGDLVTSGQADALATVTRLDPIEVDILAPSAGMLATISDIRNGQLQMNEKLQATLTLETGQTYEAMGEMVAPGFSVSTSTGSVDTRFRFDNPHLLLLPGMFVRGQIEFGTMRAILVSQSAGTRDKTGKLTAWVIRDGKAEKRQLTDDGGYQNNWIVTDGVEAGELLAVDGLTGLTEGAEVVTVPVSFDENGVVRDTTAKNAPDDSAPGDASATETDDAPAAE; the protein is encoded by the coding sequence ATGCCTGATTTCCGTTTTCCGATCTGCCTTGGCCTTGCCGGGTTACTGATGATTGCCGGTCCTGCTGCGGCGCAAGATGCCGGACAGATGCCACCCAAACAGGTTGGGGTGATCGAGTTGCAGCTGCAGGACGTGCCGCGCGTGGTAACCTTACCGGGGCGCGCAGTTTCCGGGGCCGATGCGACGATCCGGCCGCGCGTCAACGGGATCATCACTGATATTCTTTATGAGGCCGGGCGCCCGCTGAAGCAGGGCGATCCGATGTTCCAGGTCGATACGACAACCTATGAAGCAAACCTGTCCAGTGCCGAAGCCGAGGTTGCATCGGCCAAGGCGACGCTCATCCAGGCTGAGTCCGCGTATGAGCGGACCCAGCAATTGCAGGGCTCGGGCACGACGCTGGCGCAGGTCGAAACCGCCCGCGCCTCCATGGAACAGGCACAGGCCTCGGTGCAATCGGCAGAGGCGGCCCTGAAATTGGCACAAACTGACCTGGACTGGACTTTGGTGACCAGCCCGATCGACGGTATGGCCAGCGTGGCAAAGGTTTCTGTCGGCGATCTGGTGACCTCGGGGCAGGCCGATGCGTTGGCTACTGTGACGCGGCTGGATCCGATCGAAGTAGACATTCTTGCGCCCTCAGCTGGAATGCTTGCCACTATTAGCGATATCCGCAACGGACAGCTGCAGATGAACGAGAAGCTTCAGGCAACACTGACGCTGGAAACCGGCCAGACCTACGAGGCTATGGGTGAAATGGTCGCGCCCGGTTTCAGCGTGTCGACCTCGACCGGGTCGGTGGATACGCGGTTCCGTTTCGATAATCCGCATTTGCTGCTGTTGCCGGGCATGTTCGTGCGTGGCCAGATCGAGTTCGGCACGATGCGTGCAATCCTGGTTTCTCAATCCGCCGGCACCCGTGACAAGACCGGTAAGCTGACCGCATGGGTGATCAGGGACGGCAAGGCCGAGAAACGGCAACTGACCGATGACGGCGGCTACCAAAATAACTGGATCGTCACCGATGGCGTCGAGGCGGGCGAGCTTCTGGCGGTGGACGGGCTGACCGGACTGACGGAAGGGGCCGAGGTGGTCACCGTTCCGGTCAGTTTTGACGAGAACGGCGTGGTGCGCGACACCACCGCAAAGAATGCGCCTGACGATTCTGCACCCGGCGATGCGTCCGCGACCGAAACCGACGACGCCCCGGCAGCGGAGTAA
- a CDS encoding TetR/AcrR family transcriptional regulator, protein MVISSSLRDRRRLQTEREIQSATLQLALREGFETVTTEMIAAEAEISLRTFFNYYTNKEAALLGKRPEIPPEIIAWFESASGPLMNDLFEALGKHLSNTQLDRDTIRLIDTLLERSPELVPIFHASLQKLSDQMADLIVSRLGETARPEAELLAELVSHALAHAILSWSQSDDMAETAIIGLIRQQIRKLGTIICDML, encoded by the coding sequence ATGGTCATATCTTCAAGTCTTCGTGATCGACGCCGCTTGCAAACCGAGCGTGAAATCCAATCGGCTACGCTGCAACTGGCGTTGCGCGAGGGCTTCGAGACGGTGACAACCGAGATGATTGCGGCGGAAGCGGAGATCAGCCTGCGGACCTTTTTCAATTACTATACGAACAAGGAGGCTGCGCTGCTCGGCAAGCGGCCGGAGATCCCTCCGGAGATCATCGCCTGGTTCGAGAGCGCATCGGGTCCGCTAATGAACGACCTGTTCGAGGCACTTGGAAAGCATCTAAGCAACACCCAACTGGACCGCGATACGATCCGGCTGATCGACACCTTGCTGGAACGCTCGCCCGAACTGGTGCCGATCTTTCACGCTTCGCTACAGAAGCTCTCTGACCAGATGGCTGACCTCATCGTATCCCGCCTGGGCGAGACAGCCCGCCCGGAGGCCGAGTTGCTGGCCGAACTGGTATCTCATGCACTGGCCCATGCGATCCTCAGCTGGTCACAATCCGACGATATGGCCGAAACCGCAATCATCGGCCTTATCAGGCAGCAGATCAGAAAACTTGGAACGATCATCTGCGATATGCTGTAA
- a CDS encoding enoyl-CoA hydratase has product MADSKIIVETAGGISRITLSNPAKLNSISAGMLDQLNETLIRLEDDPDLRLLVLTGEGERAFSSGADVSGFDDPESRARARCAYEGGAELALARLLRFPRPTVAMIRGYCMGGGVSLAALCDLRIAEAGAVFSVAAAKLGLGYSYFGTQRLVSLVGATTAKEMLFTALRYSAEDALRLGLVSRVFPKDSFTEDAEAYLAAIAVNAPLTIRAAKMAADTPPEDELSPVLAAIAACGESGDFAEGRKAFSEKRKPVFQGR; this is encoded by the coding sequence ATGGCTGACAGCAAGATCATCGTCGAAACTGCGGGTGGCATCTCCCGGATCACCCTGTCCAACCCGGCCAAGTTGAATTCGATCTCGGCCGGGATGCTGGATCAGCTGAACGAGACGCTGATCCGGCTTGAGGACGACCCCGATCTGCGGCTGCTGGTCTTGACCGGAGAGGGCGAGCGGGCCTTTTCCTCGGGTGCCGATGTCTCGGGCTTCGACGACCCCGAGTCACGTGCCCGCGCGCGTTGCGCCTATGAAGGGGGCGCGGAACTTGCGCTGGCACGTCTGCTGCGCTTTCCCCGCCCGACCGTGGCCATGATCCGCGGCTATTGCATGGGTGGGGGCGTGTCCCTGGCGGCCCTGTGCGATCTGCGCATTGCCGAGGCGGGGGCGGTCTTTTCAGTGGCGGCGGCCAAGCTGGGTCTAGGCTACAGCTATTTCGGCACGCAACGGCTGGTGTCGCTGGTCGGCGCGACCACGGCCAAAGAAATGCTGTTCACAGCGCTGAGATACAGCGCCGAGGACGCCCTGCGTCTGGGCCTTGTCAGCCGAGTGTTCCCGAAGGACAGCTTTACCGAAGACGCCGAGGCTTATCTTGCGGCCATCGCGGTCAATGCCCCGCTGACGATCCGCGCGGCCAAGATGGCGGCGGATACCCCTCCGGAGGACGAATTGTCGCCCGTCCTCGCGGCAATTGCCGCCTGCGGCGAAAGCGGGGACTTCGCTGAAGGGCGCAAGGCGTTCTCTGAGAAACGAAAGCCCGTATTCCAAGGGAGATAA
- a CDS encoding CaiB/BaiF CoA transferase family protein — MTPDTDASLPQGNGPLAGFVILDLTRVLSGPYCTMILQDLGATVLKVEQPEVGDDSRQFLPFEGDRSAYFALANRGKKSIALDLKAPKDRRVFEALLAKADVLVENFRPGVMEKLGYDWEAIRARNGRLVFASISGFGQSGPYRKKPAYDLVVQAMSGMMSLTGHPGQPPARVGTSLGDLAAGVFAALGIQSALLQRSTTGKGARVDISMLECQMALLENAISRFTLTGTSPGPTGAAHPGSAPFDAFRAQDGYLVITAGTDKLFKTFCGVIDRSDLLEDPRFADRASRVANNAALKEMIEDKLAAAPVAEWLSRLDAASIPAARVNSIKDMVNDPQVKARGAIAPLDGSQLKLACTPVLVDAETYPDRLPAAPELDEHHAEILAFAGL, encoded by the coding sequence ATGACACCCGATACCGACGCAAGCCTGCCGCAGGGCAATGGTCCGCTGGCCGGCTTTGTGATACTGGACCTGACGCGCGTCCTCTCCGGCCCCTATTGCACGATGATCTTGCAGGATTTGGGGGCGACCGTTCTCAAGGTCGAACAACCTGAGGTCGGGGATGATTCCCGGCAGTTCCTGCCCTTCGAAGGCGACAGGTCGGCCTATTTCGCCCTGGCGAACCGCGGCAAGAAGTCGATCGCGCTGGATCTCAAGGCGCCCAAGGATCGCCGGGTTTTTGAGGCGCTTCTGGCCAAGGCCGACGTGCTGGTGGAAAATTTCCGCCCCGGCGTCATGGAGAAGCTGGGCTACGACTGGGAGGCGATCCGGGCCAGGAACGGCCGTCTGGTCTTCGCTTCGATTTCGGGCTTCGGGCAGAGCGGCCCCTATCGCAAGAAGCCGGCCTACGATCTAGTCGTCCAGGCGATGAGCGGCATGATGAGCCTGACCGGGCACCCTGGACAGCCACCCGCACGAGTTGGCACCTCGCTCGGGGATCTGGCGGCGGGCGTCTTCGCGGCGCTTGGCATCCAGTCGGCGCTGCTTCAGCGAAGCACCACCGGAAAGGGTGCGCGGGTGGATATCTCGATGCTGGAATGCCAGATGGCATTGTTGGAAAACGCGATCAGTCGGTTCACGCTAACCGGGACCTCTCCTGGCCCTACAGGAGCGGCGCATCCCGGCTCGGCGCCGTTCGACGCCTTCCGCGCGCAAGACGGTTATCTAGTCATCACCGCTGGCACCGACAAGCTGTTCAAGACATTCTGCGGCGTGATCGACCGGTCCGATCTGCTTGAGGATCCAAGGTTTGCCGACCGGGCGTCGCGCGTGGCCAACAATGCGGCGCTGAAAGAGATGATCGAGGACAAGCTGGCCGCCGCGCCGGTGGCCGAGTGGCTGTCGCGACTGGATGCCGCATCGATCCCCGCCGCGCGGGTCAATTCGATCAAGGACATGGTTAACGACCCCCAGGTCAAGGCGCGCGGGGCGATCGCGCCGCTGGACGGATCGCAGCTGAAACTGGCCTGCACGCCGGTCCTTGTCGATGCCGAGACCTATCCGGACCGGCTGCCCGCCGCGCCCGAACTGGACGAGCACCACGCCGAAATCCTGGCCTTTGCCGGGTTGTAA
- a CDS encoding tripartite tricarboxylate transporter permease, whose protein sequence is MWENIILGFATAATLTNLAYCFMGVFIGTLIGVLPGLGSLAAISMLLPVTFYLEPTTALIALGGIYYGAEYGGSIASILLNLPGTPSNAVTCLDGNPMAKQGKAGRALFTTAIASFTGGTLGVIALMGFGPAIAELGLKFGPGDYFALMVLGLVAAVTVGTGSAVRSMIMVVLGLLLGTVGTDVTSGDFRYTFDLLELRDGVSLVAIAMGLFGISEVANSIGGSGNRGAAQKVSLRSMLPDFAWVRQVAGPILRGSSIGGFLGALPGAGTVISAFLAYAVELRMAKDRSIFGKGAIQGLAAPEAANNAAAQTAFIPTLTIGIPGSATMSIMLGALMIHGISPGPMLVTDHPQMFWGLIASFWIGNLFLLLLNIPLIGLWVRVLQFPYKFIYPIVIALICIGVYSMKNSVFDVGIVLLFGGLGFFFQKVGYGPANLILGFVLGPMLEENLRRAMLLARGDATVLLTGQLSGPVLGISGLLLIWAAVSGMRSMIKQRRAVDLPAGEA, encoded by the coding sequence ATGTGGGAAAATATCATCCTCGGCTTTGCCACCGCGGCGACGCTGACCAACCTTGCCTATTGCTTCATGGGCGTCTTCATAGGCACGCTGATCGGCGTGCTGCCGGGGCTGGGCAGCCTGGCAGCCATCTCGATGCTGCTGCCGGTGACGTTCTATCTTGAACCGACGACGGCGCTGATCGCTCTGGGCGGCATCTATTACGGTGCGGAATATGGCGGGTCGATCGCGTCGATCCTGCTGAATCTGCCGGGCACGCCCTCGAACGCCGTGACTTGTCTGGACGGCAACCCGATGGCCAAGCAGGGCAAGGCCGGCCGGGCGCTGTTCACCACTGCCATCGCGTCCTTCACCGGCGGCACCCTGGGCGTGATCGCGCTGATGGGCTTTGGCCCTGCGATCGCCGAGCTGGGTCTGAAATTCGGCCCCGGCGATTACTTTGCGCTGATGGTGCTGGGGCTCGTGGCGGCCGTGACGGTCGGCACCGGGTCGGCGGTGCGGTCGATGATCATGGTGGTGCTGGGTCTGCTGCTGGGCACTGTGGGGACGGATGTGACCTCGGGCGATTTCCGCTATACCTTCGATCTGCTGGAGCTACGCGACGGGGTCAGCCTGGTCGCCATCGCCATGGGGTTGTTCGGGATCTCCGAGGTCGCCAATTCCATCGGCGGCTCGGGCAACCGGGGTGCAGCCCAGAAGGTCAGCCTGCGCAGCATGTTGCCGGATTTCGCCTGGGTGCGTCAGGTGGCGGGTCCGATCCTGCGCGGGTCCTCGATCGGGGGCTTCCTCGGGGCTCTGCCCGGGGCGGGAACGGTGATCTCGGCCTTTCTGGCCTATGCGGTCGAACTGAGGATGGCCAAGGACCGGTCGATCTTTGGCAAGGGGGCGATCCAAGGCCTCGCGGCGCCGGAAGCGGCTAACAACGCTGCCGCCCAGACCGCCTTTATCCCGACGTTGACTATCGGCATCCCGGGCAGTGCGACCATGTCGATCATGCTGGGCGCGCTGATGATCCACGGGATTTCGCCGGGGCCGATGCTGGTGACGGATCACCCGCAGATGTTCTGGGGCCTGATCGCGAGCTTCTGGATCGGCAACCTGTTCCTGCTGCTGTTGAACATCCCGCTGATCGGGCTATGGGTGCGGGTGCTGCAATTCCCATACAAGTTCATCTATCCCATTGTTATCGCCCTGATCTGCATCGGCGTCTATTCGATGAAGAACAGTGTCTTCGACGTGGGGATCGTGCTGCTCTTCGGGGGGCTGGGGTTCTTCTTCCAGAAGGTGGGCTATGGTCCGGCCAACCTGATCTTGGGCTTCGTGCTGGGCCCGATGCTCGAGGAAAACCTGCGCCGCGCCATGCTGCTGGCCCGCGGAGACGCCACCGTCCTGCTGACCGGCCAGTTGTCGGGTCCGGTGCTGGGCATCTCGGGGCTGCTGCTGATCTGGGCCGCCGTCAGCGGGATGCGCAGCATGATAAAGCAGCGGCGGGCGGTTGACCTGCCCGCCGGAGAGGCCTGA
- a CDS encoding tripartite tricarboxylate transporter TctB family protein: MPKLVSLRLIMAVVVIAIGLIGFVVASQYNMGSGLRMGPGYLPVVLSALLIGLGVIEATSAIVQGAPKVDIEWRAFFAILAAVTGFGISMLYLGMIPAFFICIGLCSLAEKNYGLIPALAIATLTAIGAWLLFSQLLGMTMPLFRFGA, from the coding sequence ATGCCAAAACTCGTGTCTTTGCGGCTGATCATGGCCGTGGTGGTGATTGCGATCGGTCTGATTGGATTTGTCGTCGCATCGCAATATAATATGGGCAGCGGGCTGCGTATGGGGCCGGGCTATCTGCCGGTGGTCCTGTCGGCCCTGCTGATCGGGCTGGGCGTGATCGAGGCGACCTCGGCCATCGTGCAGGGCGCCCCGAAAGTTGACATCGAATGGCGCGCCTTTTTCGCGATCCTTGCCGCGGTGACGGGCTTTGGCATCTCGATGCTGTATCTCGGTATGATCCCGGCCTTCTTCATCTGCATCGGCTTGTGCAGCCTGGCTGAAAAGAACTACGGCCTGATCCCGGCGCTTGCCATCGCGACGCTGACCGCCATTGGTGCCTGGCTGCTGTTTTCACAACTCCTCGGCATGACCATGCCGCTGTTCCGCTTCGGAGCCTGA
- a CDS encoding Bug family tripartite tricarboxylate transporter substrate binding protein, with product MFEFSRRAALGAICAVAASIASVGAHAEGGAYPTKPVKLVVGFPPGGSTDVVARILADSMTTALGQPVVVENRDGASGAVGVAYVASSDADGYTVGLSGIGTSILAAALGKDPGYSIDDDLEIIGVTGTLGMVIGGHKGLEPKTLPELIAYAKSHPGEVTYGTSGVGTPGHLAMEYLAHAESIDMLHIPYKGNTPMMNDLLGGHVDVAMMTIPGAVEQIRAGGIQPYAVTSPKRSDLMPEMPTASEAALDGFSATLWNLLVAPAGTDPEVQEVLSNALNAAMNDLKVLKAFKMQGLAPMETTPEEAAAFLNSERDKWVGVIESVGVETK from the coding sequence ATGTTCGAGTTTTCACGTAGGGCGGCTCTGGGCGCGATTTGCGCTGTCGCCGCATCCATCGCTTCGGTAGGCGCCCATGCCGAGGGCGGCGCCTATCCGACCAAGCCGGTCAAGTTGGTCGTGGGCTTTCCGCCGGGCGGATCGACCGATGTCGTGGCGCGAATCTTGGCCGACAGCATGACCACCGCCCTGGGTCAGCCGGTCGTGGTAGAAAATCGCGACGGGGCCTCCGGCGCCGTGGGTGTAGCCTATGTCGCCAGCTCGGATGCCGACGGCTATACCGTGGGTCTCAGCGGGATCGGGACCTCAATCCTTGCGGCCGCGCTTGGCAAGGATCCGGGCTATTCGATCGACGACGATCTGGAAATCATCGGTGTGACCGGGACGCTCGGCATGGTGATCGGTGGCCACAAGGGGCTTGAGCCCAAGACCCTGCCCGAGCTGATCGCCTATGCCAAATCCCATCCGGGCGAAGTGACCTATGGCACCTCAGGTGTCGGGACGCCGGGCCATCTGGCCATGGAATACCTGGCCCACGCTGAATCCATCGACATGCTGCACATCCCCTACAAGGGTAACACCCCGATGATGAACGATCTTTTGGGCGGTCATGTCGATGTTGCGATGATGACCATCCCCGGCGCGGTAGAACAGATCCGCGCGGGCGGCATCCAGCCCTACGCCGTCACCTCGCCGAAGCGGTCCGACCTGATGCCCGAAATGCCGACGGCCTCGGAAGCAGCGCTTGACGGGTTCTCGGCCACGTTGTGGAATCTGCTGGTCGCACCGGCCGGAACTGACCCCGAGGTCCAGGAAGTCCTGTCGAATGCCCTGAACGCGGCCATGAACGACCTCAAGGTTCTTAAGGCGTTCAAGATGCAGGGTCTCGCCCCCATGGAGACCACGCCGGAAGAAGCTGCTGCCTTCCTCAATTCCGAGCGTGACAAATGGGTCGGCGTGATCGAAAGCGTCGGCGTCGAAACCAAGTGA